The following DNA comes from Amycolatopsis albispora.
GCGCTCCACCGCCGGGCCCTCCACCTCGACGGTGAACCCGCACCGGCGGCAGACCAGGTGGTGATGGTGGTGCGAGGAGCAGCGCCGGTAGATCGCCTCGCCGGATTCGGTGCGCAGGACGTCGATCTCGCCTGCCTCGGACAGCGACTGCAGCGTCCGGTACACCGTGGTCAGGCCGATGCCCTCACCACGCTTGCGCAGCTCGTCGTGGAGTTCCTGCGCCGACCGGAAGTCGTCCACCGTGGCCAGCAGCTCGACCACGGCCGCGCGCTGCTTGGTGGACCGGCGTCCCGGCAGCGGGGCCGGTCCTCGGGTCGGGATGCTCACTACTGCTTGCCTTCCTGCACGTGTGCCACCGCGTCCACCACGATATGCGCCAGGTGGTCGTCCACCAGCCGGTAGACCACCTCGCGGCCGCGCCGCTCGCCGTGCACCACCCCGGCCGCCTTGAGCACCCGCAGGTGCTGGCTGATCAGCGGCTGCGCCACCTCGAGCGAGTCGACCAGTTCGTGCACGCAGCGGTCGCCGTCACGCAGCTGCAGCACGATCGAGATGCGCACCGGGGCGGCCAGCGCGCGCAGCAGCTCACCGGCCTCGACCAGGGTGGCCGCGGACGGCGTCGGCGCGTGCGGGGACGGCGTCCTGGCCGGCGAGTGCACGTGCTCGGCGTCCTCCGGCAGACCGGGTGGTGCGGCGTCCGGGCTCACCGTCGGCATCGTCCACTCCAGCGGTTGGCGAAAAGGGTTGTCCTTACCATCCTAGTGCCCATCTCAGGGACTAGGCCGTTCGAGTGACATCCGGTCGAAATCGTGAGTAAGTTTCCTATCTTGTGGACGGCCGTGCGAAGTTGGCCGCACCGCGGGGTCTGGGGACGCGCGAGCAACCCCTGCGCGTGGTCACGCGTGAGACACGGCAAGAGCGCCTATGAAGCTGAGGAGCCATGACGCGTTTTGTGACGAAGCTGGCCGCCGGTACGACGGCACTGGCCTTCGCGGTCGCGCCCGGGGTGGCGTCGGCCCAGGTCGACGAGGAGACCGGCCCGGTCGCCTACGCCAACGCCGCGGCGGCGAAGGTCGGCGAGGGGGAGAATGCGGGCACCCTGGTCACCGAGACGCAGAAGTCTCCGCTCAAGGCGGGCGAGTCGAGGCTGTCGCAGGACCGCATCCTGCTGCCCAAGGACGACGGCGAGAAGAACGCCATCGGCCCGAACTACCTGGTGCACCTCGGCAAGTACGACCCGGCGCACAGCCCGTACCCGGAAGGCGTCGCAAGCCGCGACCACAACGTCGTGGCGACGCTGAAGGACAACAACGTGCCCACGGCCACCGCCGAGACCAACTACGCGCTGCAGGACACCTCGATCGGCGGCCACAGCGACCTCGAGAACACCCTCGTGGTGCTGAGCGGGGCCAAGACCAGCGTGGAATGCGCGGGCAGTGACAAGGTCACCGGCACCACCACCGCGGAGAAGCTCTGGGTGCGCAACGCCGACGGTGAACTCGTCGAAGAGAAGGTGCCCGCCGCCGGCGGTGAGGTAAAGCTGACCGACCTGCCGTTCGGCGCGCCGCGGGACACCGACGCCAAGGTCGGCGTCGAGGACCCCGCCAAGACGCGCTCCGACCTGACCGTGCGCCCGATCTCCGAGTTCGACTCGCTGCTGCGCCAGGACCAGTGGCGCAAGGGGGAGCTGAACGCCGCCGCGGGCTGGCTCGTCGAGGTCGTCACGCGCGTCAAGGACAAGGACGACAAGGTCATCGAGGAAGTCCCGAGCCGGTACGTGCTCGGCGGGGTCAGCTGCTCGATCCCGGAGAACTTCAAGCCGTCGGAGCCGCAGTCGAGCACCCCGCAGGTGCCGACGAAGATCCCGGCGGGCGCGATCACCCCGGAGCACACCGATGGTGGCGTGTCGCCGCTGGGCCTGTCGCTGCTCGGTGGTGGCTTGCTGCTGGGCACCGGTGCCGTGCTGACGCTGCGCCGTCGTCCCGCGCCGGCCGAGCGGAAGAGCTGACCTGGTGGAAACGCCTCCCGTCGAGCCGGAAGTCCCGCGCCGCCGCAAGCTGATCGCGATCGTGCTCGCCGTCGTCGCGGTGGTGGTCACCGGGGTCGGGATCTGGGTGCTGGCCAGCGGCCCCGAGCCGGTGCCGGTGGCCCAGCCGCCCGCCCCGGTGCCGGTGCGGGTGCCGGCGGAGACCTCGGCCCCGGCCGCGCCGGTGCAGGTCGCCGAACCCGCGCAGAGCCCCGGCACGGTCCGGCTGCCCGAGGGCGGCACGGCGAAGCTGGTCCGCAAGGAGGTCACCGCCGACGGCGTGCTGCCGATCCCGGACGGCCTCGACGAAGCCACCTGGTGGGGCGCCAAGCTCGGCGACAGCCAGGGTGCGGCGCTGCTGTCCGGCCACGTGAACTGGAAGCGGCAGAACGGCCCGTTCGACGAGCTGTGGCGCAGCAACCCGGGGCAGGAGGTGAGCGTGGTGGACACCGGCGGCGGGCAGTGGAAGTACCGGATCACCGAGGTCCTCACGCTGCACAAGAACGAACTGCCCCAGCACGCGCAGC
Coding sequences within:
- a CDS encoding Fur family transcriptional regulator, yielding MSIPTRGPAPLPGRRSTKQRAAVVELLATVDDFRSAQELHDELRKRGEGIGLTTVYRTLQSLSEAGEIDVLRTESGEAIYRRCSSHHHHHLVCRRCGFTVEVEGPAVERWAEKIASGNGFSDISHTVEIVGLCADCSKEN
- a CDS encoding ArsR/SmtB family transcription factor, with protein sequence MPTVSPDAAPPGLPEDAEHVHSPARTPSPHAPTPSAATLVEAGELLRALAAPVRISIVLQLRDGDRCVHELVDSLEVAQPLISQHLRVLKAAGVVHGERRGREVVYRLVDDHLAHIVVDAVAHVQEGKQ
- a CDS encoding class F sortase gives rise to the protein METPPVEPEVPRRRKLIAIVLAVVAVVVTGVGIWVLASGPEPVPVAQPPAPVPVRVPAETSAPAAPVQVAEPAQSPGTVRLPEGGTAKLVRKEVTADGVLPIPDGLDEATWWGAKLGDSQGAALLSGHVNWKRQNGPFDELWRSNPGQEVSVVDTGGGQWKYRITEVLTLHKNELPQHAQQLFGQDGPHRLVLVTCGGDYVGGTEGYQDNRIVTAELVSRP